The following proteins are encoded in a genomic region of Rutidosis leptorrhynchoides isolate AG116_Rl617_1_P2 unplaced genomic scaffold, CSIRO_AGI_Rlap_v1 contig206, whole genome shotgun sequence:
- the LOC139881883 gene encoding F-box/kelch-repeat protein At3g06240-like, with protein MMDGLPDELLLNIFYRLPVKALGSCILVKKPWLYLIKSPSFISSYNINDGQNNEYFIFCNGNYDLELHADNEGFDLHRVFTRWEQRNTRVLIPASCCNGTMCVTDNKKGVPIVLWNPAIRKTLTLPKPNLVVAKCNHLLGFAYDSIEDDYKVLRMLIDVHSLPQVEIFSLNRNSWKTISEFAPNFNYREPVQPCFNGALHWIGYYGSNHKAVILGFDVNKEEFRVLPLPEALEENKLKPTLLVFEKSSLALCRYFESPQFHIEIWVMKEYGDVESWSKLWNYGFHELGYGDVLGFRNDGKLLCTVFNRDQVVVSVDLETGESEVLLEEAPYTSFDGLKYRETLFLLDNAQAQSYIPHAQA; from the coding sequence ATGATGGATGGTTTGCCAGATGAGCTTCTTCTCAACATATTCTATAGACTTCCTGTCAAAGCTCTTGGAAGTTGCATCCTTGTGAAGAAGCCATGGCTCTATCTCATCAAATCTCCTTCATTTATTTCCTCTTATAACATCAACGATGGGCAAAACAATGAATACTTTATCTTCTGTAACGGTAATTATGATTTGGAATTGCATGCTGATAATGAAGGATTCGATCTCCATAGGGTCTTCACTCGCTGGGAGCAAAGGAACACAAGAGTCCTTATTCCTGCTTCTTGTTGCAATGGTACAATGTGTGTTACCGATAATAAAAAAGGTGTTCCTATAGTGTTATGGAACCCTGCAATTCGAAAGACTTTAACACTCCCAAAGCCTAATCTGGTCGTTGCCAAATGCAATCATCTTCTAGGATTTGCCTACGATTCAATCGAAGATGACTACAAGGTACTTAGAATGCTTATAGACGTTCATTCTTTACCTCAAGTTGAAATTTTCTCCTTGAATAGGAATTCATGGAAAACAATTTCTGAATTTGCTCCCAACTTTAATTACCGCGAGCCTGTGCAACCATGTTTTAATGGTGCCCTGCATTGGATTGGCTACTACGGTTCAAATCACAAGGCAGTGATTTTGGGTTTTGACGTTAACAAGGAAGAGTTTCGAGTGCTTCCGTTGCCAGAAGCTTTGGAGGAAAACAAACTGAAACCTACATTATTAGTGTTTGAGAAGTCTTCCCTTGCATTGTGTAGGTATTTTGAAAGTCCCCAATTTCATATTGAAATATGGGTGATGAAAGAATATGGTGACGTGGAGTCATGGTCAAAACTATGGAATTATGGGTTTCATGAACTTGGTTATGGGGATGTGTTGGGATTTCGGAATGATGGGAAGTTGTTGTGTACAGTGTTTAACAGAGATCAGGTGGTAGTTTCAGTTGATCTCGAGACAGGAGAGTCGGAAGTGCTTCTTGAAGAAGCACCATATACTAGTTTTGATGGGCTAAAATATCGTGAGACTCTATTTTTATTAGACAATGCTCAAGCTCAGAGTTACATACCACATGCTCAAGCTTAG